One segment of Theobroma cacao cultivar B97-61/B2 chromosome 9, Criollo_cocoa_genome_V2, whole genome shotgun sequence DNA contains the following:
- the LOC18591005 gene encoding LOW QUALITY PROTEIN: ubiquitin-activating enzyme E1 1 (The sequence of the model RefSeq protein was modified relative to this genomic sequence to represent the inferred CDS: inserted 1 base in 1 codon), which yields MFGMDDNKKLCSFVVLTVIFAGFRGXFGSLLHYMLPRKRAGEGEVVEGESENNNNSNNIKDVAVTSPIKKHRFSAAAAADLTANNNTVAIGNNSSNHSSGSVLEPTIMAPGDANHNDIDEDLHSRQLAVYGRETMRLLFASNILISGMNGLGAEIAKNLILAGVKSVTLHDEGVVELWDLSSNFVFSENDVGKNRALASVQKLQELNNAVVISTLTTKLAKQQLSHFQAVVFTDISLEKAFEFDDYCHNHRPPISFIKTEVRGLFGSVFCDFGPEFTVFDVDGEDPHTGIIASISNDNPALVSCVDDERLEFQDGDLVVFSEVHGMTELNDGKPRKIKSARPYSFTLEEDTTNFGTYFKGGIVTQVKQPKVLNFKPLREALKDPGDFLLSDFSKFDHPPILHIAFQALDKFVSELGRFPVAGSEEDAQKLTSIAANVNECLGEGKIEDINPKLLRHFSFGSRAVLNPMAAMFGGIVGQEVVKACSGKFHPLFQFFYFDSVESLPAEPLDPSDFKPLNSRYDAQISVFGSKLQKKLEDSKVFIVGSGALGCEFLKNVALMGVSCGSQGKLTITDDDVIEKSNLSRQFLFRDWNIGQAKSTVAASAAASINPQLKIEALQNRVGPETENVFNDTFWENLTVVINALDNVNARLYVDQRCLYFQKPLLESGTLGAKCNTQMVIPHLTENYGASRDPPEKQAPMCTVHSFPHNIDHCLTWARSEFEGLLEKTPAEVNAYLSNPVEYAASMRDAGDAQAKDNLERILECLDREKCETFQDCVAWARLRFEDYFVNRVKQLIYTFPEDAATSTGAPFWSAPKRFPHPLQFSSTDPSHLHFIMAASILRAETFGIAVPDQVKNPKMLAEAIENVIVPDFQPKEGVKINTDEKDTSLSTASVNDEAMINELFYKLELCKNNLPSGFRLKPIQFEKDDDTNYHMDLIAALANMRARNYSIPEVDKLKAKFIAGRIIPAIATSTAMATGLVCLELYKVLDGAHKVEDYRNTFANLALPLFSMAEPVPPKVMKHREMSWTVWDRWILRDNPTLRELIQWLKDKGLNAYSISYGSCLLFNSMFPKHKERLDKKVVDVAREVAKAELPPYRSHLDVVVACEDDEDNDIDIPQISIYYR from the exons ATGTTTGGTATGGATGATAATAAGAAATTGTGTTCATTTGTGGTATTGACGGTAATTTTTGCGGGGTTTCGTG TTTTTGGCAGTTTACTGCACTATATGCTTCCTAGAAAGAGAGCAGGTGAAGGAGAGGTTGTAGAAGGAGAGAGTGAAAACAACAATAACAGCAACAACATAAAAGACGTAGCTGTCACGTCGCCGATCAAGAAGCATCGCTTCTCTGCCGCGGCAGCCGCCGATTTGACGGCTAATAACAACACTGTAGCCATAGGGAACAACAGCAGTAACCACAGTAGTGGTAGCGTGCTCGAGCCGACGATCATGGCTCCGGGCGACGCTAACCACAATGATATTGATGAGGATCTGCACAGCCGGCAGCTCGCTGTGTATGGCCGTGAGACGATGAGGCTTCTTTTTGCCTCCAATATCCTTATCTCGGGGATGAATGGTCTCGGTGCTGAAATTG CAAAGAATCTCATTCTTGCTGGTGTCAAGTCTGTGACCTTGCATGATGAAGGAGTGGTGGAGTTGTGGGATTTGTCCagtaattttgttttctctgaGAATGATGTTGGTAAGAACAGAGCACTTGCTTCTGTTCAGAAGTTGCAGGAGCTCAACAATGCTGTTGTCATTTCCACCTTGACAACAAAGTTGGCCAAACAACAACTTTCTCATTTCCAG GCTGTTGTATTCACTGATATAAGTCTTGAGAAAGCCTTTGAGTTTGATGACTACTGCCATAATCATCGGCCTCCCATTTCCTTCATCAAGACTGAAGTAAGAGGCCTTTTTGGTTCTGTCTTCTGTGACTTTGGTCCTGAGTTTACTGTTTTTGATGTTGATGGTGAGGATCCACATACGGGTATAATAGCATCCATCAGCAATGACAACCCTGCCCTAGTATCATGTGTCGATGATGAAAGGCTTGAGTTTCAGGATGGGGATCTTGTTGTGTTCTCTGAAGTTCATGGAATGACAGAGCTCAATGATGGAAAGCCGAGGAAGATTAAAAGTGCAAGGCCGTACTCATTTACACTTGAGGAGGACACCACTAATTTTGGTACGTATTTCAAAGGTGGCATTGTCACACAAGTGAAACAGCCCAAGGTGTTGAATTTCAAGCCATTGAGAGAAGCTCTTAAAGATCCTGGTGATTTTCTTCTGAGTGATTTCTCAAAGTTTGACCATCCACCTATCCTACACATAGCATTCCAAGCATTGGATAAGTTTGTTTCTGAGTTAGGCCGCTTCCCTGTGGCTGGATCAGAAGAAGATGCTCAGAAGCTCACATCTATTGCTGCTAACGTCAATGAGTGCCTTGGAGAGGGAAAAATTGAAGATATTAACCCAAAACTTCTGAGGCACTTTTCCTTTGGTTCCAGGGCAGTATTGAATCCCATGGCTGCCATGTTTGGAGGAATTGTGGGACAAGAGGTTGTCAAGGCATGTTCTGGAAAATTTCACCCTCTTTTTCAG TTCTTCTATTTTGACTCAGTGGAGTCCCTTCCTGCTGAACCGTTGGACCCCAGTGATTTTAAACCATTGAATAGCCGATATGATGCACAAATATCGGTATTTGGCTCCAAACTTCAGAAGAAGCTGGAGGATTCAAAAGTGTTTATAGTTGGATCTGGGGCCTTAGGCTGTGAGTTCCTGAAAAATGTAGCATTGATGGGTGTTTCATGTGGCAGTCAAGGCAAGCTAACTATCACTGATGATGATGTAATTGAGAAGAGCAACCTCAGCAGGCAGTTTTTGTTCCGTGATTGGAACATTGGGCAGGCTAAATCAACTGTTGCAGCTTCTGCTGCTGCATCTATAAATCCTCAGCTCAAGattgaagctttgcaaaaTCGTGTGGGTCCTGAAACTGAGAATGTGTTTAATGACACCTTCTGGGAGAACCTAACAGTGGTCATTAATGCATTAGATAATGTCAATGCTAGGCTGTATGTTGATCAGAGGTGCTTGTATTTCCAGAAACCACTTCTTGAATCAGGAACTCTTGGTGCTAAATGCAACACCCAGATGGTGATTCCTCATCTAACTGAGAACTATGGTGCTTCGAGAGACCCACCTGAGAAACAAGCACCCATGTGCACTGTGCATTCATTTCCACACAATATTGATCACTGCTTGACATGGGCTCGATCTGAGTTTGAGGGCTTGCTCGAGAAAACTCCTGCTGAAGTGAACGCCTATTTGTCCAACCCAGTTGAATATGCCGCTTCAATGAGAGATGCTGGTGATGCTCAGGCTAAGGATAACTTAGAGCGCATCTTGGAGTGCCTTGACCGTGAAAAATGTGAGACATTCCAGGATTGTGTGGCATGGGCTCGCCTAAG ATTTGAGGACTATTTTGTTAATCGGGTGAAGCAGTTAATATATACATTCCCTGAAGATGCTGCAACCAGTACTGGGGCTCCCTTCTGGTCTGCTCCAAAGCGATTCCCGCATCCACTTCAGTTTTCATCTACTGATCCTAGCCATCTCCACTTTATTATGGCAGCATCTATACTTAGAGCTGAGACATTCGGTATCGCAGTCCCTGACCAGGTCAAGAATCCGAAGATGTTGGCTGAGGCAATCGAGAATGTTATAGTCCCAGATTTTCAGCCAAAGGAAGGTGTTAAAATTAACACAGATGAGAAGGATACTAGTCTCTCCACTGCCTCCGTGAATGATGAAGCCATgattaatgaattattttacaagttAGAGCTTTGCAAGAACAATCTGCCATCAGGATTCAGGTTGAAACCAATTCAATTTGAAAAG GATGATGATACAAACTATCACATGGATCTTATTGCTGCGCTTGCCAACATGAGGGCAAGGAACTATAGCATTCCTGAGGTGGATAAGCTTAAAGCCAAGTTTATAGCTGGAAGAATCATACCAGCAATTGCCACTTCCACGGCTATGGCTACAGGCCTTGTCTGCCTTGAGCTATATAAGGTTCTAGATGGAGCACATAAAGTGGAGGACTATCGAAATACATTTGCAAACTTAGCACTGCCTTTGTTCTCCATGGCTGAGCCGGTGCCCCCCAAGGTCATGAAGCACCGGGAGATGAGCTGGACTGTATGGGACAGGTGGATCTTGAGAGACAATCCCACTCTGAGGGAACTCATCCAGTGGCTCAAAGATAAGGGGTTGAATGCTTACAGCATATCTTACGGAAGTTGCCTGCTCTTCAACAGCATGTTTCCCAAGCACAAAGAGCGACTGGACAAGAAGGTGGTGGATGTGGCTCGAGAAGTTGCCAAGGCAGAATTGCCTCCCTACCGATCCCACTTGGATGTGGTGGTGGCATGCGAGGACGATGAAGACAATGATATTGACATTCCTCAAATTTCCATCTACTACCGTtga